A DNA window from Desulfonauticus submarinus contains the following coding sequences:
- the ftsY gene encoding signal recognition particle-docking protein FtsY, giving the protein MGFFSKIKKLWKKDKQDQTQKIQIEEKKVPTQETQEISSTPKEDLEQKISLALAQAEPRLSIWLDILLQDIETKGDELWSRLELFFNKLEVPQKEASDFIAKFKDWLDKMEYEHISEFRSELQYRLALALDLEDEEDERSRLFIKLSEGLSKTKAQLSKQINNLISSSSHFDTNFWEQLEEILIMADVGFNPTLKLIDNLKLRAKEISPGDQEAFKKIFAQELASLFPKPSKKLIALKPEVVLLIGVNGVGKTTTIAKLAYRAQMQGKKVLMVGADTFRAAAIEQLKIWADRVGVGFYSKEHGSDPAAVAYEAMDKALKENFDLVLVDTAGRLHTKVNLMEELSKIKRVLNKKHPGSPHRTILVLDATTGQNALSQVDLFSKSVPIDEIILTKLDGTAKGGVVVGIASEYNIPITFIGLGEKMEDLRPFDGKSFAKALLD; this is encoded by the coding sequence ATGGGATTTTTTAGTAAAATTAAAAAACTTTGGAAAAAAGATAAACAAGATCAAACACAAAAAATACAGATTGAAGAAAAAAAGGTTCCCACTCAAGAAACTCAGGAAATATCTTCTACTCCAAAAGAGGATTTAGAACAAAAAATATCTCTTGCTTTAGCCCAAGCTGAACCTAGATTAAGTATTTGGTTAGACATTTTACTTCAAGATATAGAAACCAAGGGAGATGAGCTTTGGTCCCGACTTGAACTTTTTTTCAATAAACTAGAAGTACCCCAAAAAGAAGCCTCTGATTTTATTGCAAAGTTTAAAGACTGGCTTGATAAAATGGAATATGAACATATTAGCGAGTTCCGTTCAGAACTTCAGTATCGCCTTGCTTTAGCCCTTGACCTAGAAGATGAAGAAGATGAAAGAAGCAGGTTATTTATAAAACTATCCGAAGGTCTATCTAAAACCAAAGCTCAGCTTTCAAAACAAATAAATAATCTCATTAGTTCTTCTTCTCATTTTGATACAAACTTTTGGGAACAACTAGAAGAAATTTTAATCATGGCCGATGTGGGGTTTAACCCTACTTTAAAATTAATTGATAATTTAAAATTACGAGCCAAAGAAATCTCTCCTGGAGACCAAGAAGCCTTTAAAAAAATTTTTGCTCAAGAATTAGCTTCTTTATTTCCAAAACCCAGTAAAAAGTTAATAGCTCTCAAACCAGAAGTGGTTTTACTAATAGGAGTAAATGGAGTTGGTAAAACAACCACAATTGCTAAGTTAGCTTATAGAGCTCAAATGCAAGGGAAAAAAGTATTAATGGTTGGAGCAGATACTTTTAGGGCTGCTGCTATTGAACAACTCAAAATATGGGCAGATAGAGTAGGAGTAGGATTTTATTCTAAAGAGCATGGCTCTGATCCTGCAGCAGTAGCCTATGAAGCTATGGACAAGGCTTTAAAAGAAAATTTTGACTTAGTACTTGTAGATACAGCAGGACGGCTTCACACCAAAGTAAATTTAATGGAAGAACTCTCAAAGATAAAAAGAGTGCTTAATAAAAAGCATCCAGGTTCTCCACATCGAACCATCTTGGTTTTAGATGCTACTACTGGTCAAAATGCCCTTTCCCAAGTTGACTTGTTCTCAAAATCAGTTCCTATAGATGAAATAATCTTAACTAAATTAGATGGTACTGCAAAAGGTGGTGTAGTTGTAGGTATAGCCAGTGAATATAATATTCCTATTACTTTCATTGGTTTAGGTGAAAAGATGGAAGACTTAAGACCATTTGATGGTAAAAGCTTTGCCAAAGCTTTATTAGATTAA